TATAAACCCAGATAACACAGAGTTAATAGGTTAAAGAGGAGGTTATTAAGCAAAAATTTTACCCACCTTGAAAGGGCTAAACCTATTTATAATCCTTTTTTAGTTTTAGCAAAAAGTTCAGGCATTCTTTAGTGCTAAATGTGATTTTTAATACTTATGTTTTTAGTAATTTTGAGCTAATTAATTGTACTTATACGTATTCCGGCTTCCTACCTAGTACATCGGCTGATGATGATTTCTACGATGTTTTACTTAGTCATTTTTCTAACTCTAACACTTCTCGTCCATACGAAAAAAACTGCCGTTCCAGGCTTCAAATTGTTAAAGTTTTGAATAAGTTTAATCTCCAGTATATATACAGATTTTATTTAAAGAAATAGTCTTTATTATAACAATAGTCAGCAAAATAAGACTTACCACTAGGAAGTTATAGAAAACTAAGTTCAAAATGTTTACAAAGATCAGATTCGGTACAGCTTTATAGCAGTGTGACGTGTTATCTGTGAGCGATTCCTTTATTTAGGCGCTGTTCCTGATACAGGTTTATTTATTAACAATCATGGCAAGACTAGTGGTCTATGTCACTGATTTTGATGGGTTAGTAGTGAGCGATCTCTCGCTCAATTTTAAGGACCAGAGCCATTGATTGCTCATGACAGGCTCTCAAGAACTTTATGATGTGCAGTTTTTGGTGTAGAGCGTCCGATCCTTTTGAATTAGGAACGAAAAGAAATCCTCCAAGCATTTACTCTACCAGAGTTGAATTGCTGGGTGCGATCGAGTGCAGTAACTCCTAATTACTAAAGAATCCGCCTCATTAGAGCGTAATTGTTGAAATCAAATTTTTAGTTTTTTCAGAGGTTTTTTCATGACTGAATTGCAGGTTAATACTACCACTATCGGCAATCAATCTAACTCCAAAGTAGCGATAGATCAAAATGGAAACTTTGTTATTTCCTGGACTAGTTTTGATCAGAACGGGGTTGGCGGGATATATGCCCAACGATACAACATTGATGGGCAGCGTCAAGGGAGTGAATTTCTGGTCAATTCCACCATTACTGCCACTAACCAAAGTATCCCCACAGTAGCGATGGATGCAACTGGGAACTTTATCATTTCCTGGACTAGTTTTGATGAGTTTGGGAATAGCAATGGGGTATATGCCAAACGCTACAACAGTTCTGGGGGGGCTCAAGGGGGCGAATTTCAAGTCAATACTGGTATTGATAGCAATCTATTGAACTCCACAGTAGTGATGAATGGAAATGGAAACTTTGTCATTTCCTGGGATCAGTTTGATCTGAGCAACTCTGGGTCTAACGGCATTGAGACATACGCCAGACTCTACAATAGTAGTGGGGTGGCTCAAGGAAGCGAATTTAAGGTCAATACCACACACTCTGACGCTCAATATAACCCCACAGTAGCTATCGCTCAAAATGGGAGCTTTGTCATTTCCTGGACTAGCAATCTTCAAGACAATATTCCCGCTAATCCTAGCGATACCATTGATAATGGGATATACGCCCAACGCTACGACAGTAATGGGGTGCCTCAAGGTGTTGAATTTAAGGTCAATACTCAGACCGTTAACGATCAAAGTAACTCCACAATAGCGATCGCTCAAAATGGGAACTTTGTCATTGCCTGGCAAAGCGAAAACCAGGATGGATCTGGCTATGGGATATATGCCCAACGCTACAACAGCGCTGGGGTGGCTCAAGGGAGCGAATTTAAGGTCAATACCCAGACCGTTAACGATCAAATCAACCCCAAAATAGCGATGGATACAACGGGGAACTTTGTCATTTCCTGGCAAAGCAATCTTCAAGACGGGTCTGGTTATGGGGTATATGCCCAACGCTACAACAGTGCTGGGGTGGCTCAAGGGAGCGAATTTAAGGTCAATACTCAGACCGCCAACGACCAAAGTATCCCCACAGTAGCGATGAATGGAAAGGGGGACTTTGTTGTTTCCTGGACTAGCTATGGTCAAGATGAGCAAACACAGCAGAGTGAGGAAATACTTAATAGGGGGGGAATATATGCCCAAGTATACAAAAGTGGGATTCCCCCGACAATCACTTCTACTTCTGCCTCTCCCTTGGCATACACCGAGAATGCCAATACAACCATCGACTCAGCCATTACTGTCAGCGATGAAGACTCCATCAATCTGGCTAGCGCCACCGTCAGCATTACCAGTGGTTTCGTCTCTGGTCAAGATACCCTCGCCTTCAGCAACCAAAATGGGATTACGGGCAGCTACAACAGTAGCACAGGTGTCTTAACTTTAACTGGCAGTTCTAGTGTTGCTAATTATCAAACTGCCCTGCGTTCTATTACTTATACCAATAGCAGCGATAACCCCAGTCTTACACCTCGTACCGTAAGCTTTACAGTTAACGATCAGAATGTTAGTAGTACCGCCCTTACACGTAATATTAATATTACGGCGGTGAATGATGCACCTGTTGCCAGCACCACAAACTCTGCTCTGGCATATACAGAAAACGCCATTACGGCCATTGACTCAGCCATCATAGTCAGCGACGTAGACTCCTCCAACCTAGCAGGTGCCACAGTCAGTATTAGTGGTGGCTTTGTTTCTGCTGAAGACATACTCGCCTTCAGCAACCAAAATGGGATTACGGGCAGCTACAACAGCAGCACAGGTGTATTAACTTTAACTGGCAATGCTACTGTTGCTAATTATCAAACCGCTCTGCGTTCCATTACTTATAGCAACAGTAGTAATAACCCCAGCCTCACACCTCGTACTGTCAGCTTTATAGTTAATGATGGAGCTGCTAATAGTACCGCCGTTACCCGCAATATTAATATTACGGTAGTGAATGATGCTCCCATTGCCACTGCCACCAACTCTGCTTTGGCATACATTGAGAATGCCATTACAGTCATCGATTCAGCCATCACTGTCAGCGACGTAGACTCTGCTAACCTTTCCAGTGCCACTGTCAATATTAGTAGTGGTTTTGTCTCTACTCAAGACATACTCGCCTTCACCAACCAAAATGGGATTACGGGCAGCTACAACAGCAGCACAGGTATCTTAACTTTAAGTGGCAGTTCCAGTGTTGCTAATTATCAAACCGCCCTGCGTTCTATTACTTATACCAACAGCAGCGATAACCCCACTCTCACACCTCGTACCATCAGCTTTATAGTTAATGATGGAACCGCTAATAGTACTGCCGTTACCCGCAACATTAATATTACGGCAGTGAATGATGCTCCCGTTGCTGTTAACGACAGCATCACCACAAACAAAAACACACCTATTATCATTAACGCTACGACTCTGTTGAGCAATGATACAGATGTAGATGTCAGTGACGTATTGAGCATTACTGGTTTTACCCAACCTAGCCAAGGAAGCTTAGTTAACAATAACAACGGTACTTACACTTATACCCCTGTACAAAACTATTATGGCTCCGACAGCTTCACTTACACCATAAGTGATGGGCAGGGTGGCAGCAGTAATGCCACTGTAAACTTGACTATTAATCAATTCAATCTGATTAATGGTACTTCAGGAGCAGAAACCCTGAATGGTACGGTGAACATGGATATCATCTTAGGATTGCTGGGCAATGACACGCTTAACGGACTAGGTGATAACGACACACTTGATGGCGGCGATGGAAATGATTTCTTAGATGGTGGTACAGGTAACGATAGCCTCATTGGTGGTAAAGGCAATGACACTTATACTGTAGACACCATCGGCGACACTATTGTTGAATCCGCTAGTGCAGGTACAGATTTAGTCAAGTCTTCAGTGAGTTGGGTATTGGGAAATAACCTGGAAAACTTGACTCTGACTGGAACCGACGCAATCAATGGTACTGGCAACAGCCTTAATAACATTCTGACAGGAAATACTGGGGCTAACATCTTGAGTGGAGAAGGTGGCAATGACACCTTGTTGGGTGGTGCAGGCAATGACACATTGTTGGGCGGTGCAGGCAATGACACCTTGGATGGAGGTTTGGGAGCTGATAGTCTCAATGGTGGAGTCGGCAATGATATTTATACTGTAGATAACATCGGTGATATTATCATCGAAGGCTTAAATGCAGGGACAGATTTAGTCAATTCTTCTGTGAGTTTTGTGTTGGCAGATAACGTGGAAAACTTGACCCTGACTGGAACCGGGGCAATCGATGGGACTGGTAACATCCTTAATAACATCCTGATTGGAAATACTGGTGCTAACAAGTTGAGCGGAGGAGATGGTAACGATAGCCTCTTTGGTAGTTCAGGCAACGACACCTTGTTGGGCGGTGCAGGCAATGACACCTTGGATGGAGGTTTGGGAGCTGATAGTCTCAATGGTGGAGCCGGTAATGACATTTACACCGTAGACAATGTTAGCGATATTATTGTCGAAGGCTTAGATGCAGGCATAGATTTAGTTAAGTCTTCGGTGAGTTTTGTGTTGACAGATAACGTGGAAAACTTGACACTGACTGGAACTGGGGCAATCGATGGGACTGGTAACATCCTTAATAACATCCTGATTGGAAATACTGGTGCTAATAAGTTGAGCGGAGGAGATGGTAACGATAGCCTCTTTGGTAGTTCAGGTAATGACAGCTTGTTAGGCGGTGCAGGCGATGATACCTTGGATGGAGGTGTAGGGATTGATACTCTCAATGGTGGAGCCGGCAATGACATTTACACTGTAGACAGCCTCAGCGATATGATTACTGAAGGCTTAAATGCAGGCATAGATTTAGTCAAGTCTGCTGTAAGTTGGACATTGGGAGAGAACTTTGAAAACTTGACCCTGACTGGAAGTGGGGCAATCACTGCTACTGGTAACAGCCTTGATAACATCCTAATTGGAAGTACTGGTGCTAACACGTTAACGGGAGGAGATGGTAACGATAGCCTCTTTGGTAGCTCAGGCAATGACAGCTTGTTAGGCGGAGTAGGCGATGACACCTTAGATGGAGGTTTGGGAGCTGATAATCTCAATGGTGGAGTCGGCAATGACATCTACACTGTAGATAGTGTTAGCGATATTATTGTTGAAAGCTTAAATGCAGGCACAGATTTAGTTAACTCTTCAGTAAGTTGGACGTTGGCAGATAACTTTGAAAACTTGACCCTGATTGGAACTGGGGCAATTACTGCCACAGGTAACGGCCTTAATAACATCCTGATTGGAAATACTGGTGCTAATACGTTATCAGGAGGAGATGGTAATGATAACCTCTTTGGTAATTCAGGTAATGACAGCTTATTAGGCGGTGTCGGAAACGATAGCCTCTTTGGTGGAATTGGTAAAGATACGCTGACTGGTGGAGCTGGACAAGATAGCTTGTATCTGACTGATACCCGCACTGGAGGCTATGATACCATCACCGATTTTACTGTTGGAGATGATACTATCTTCATTTCTAAGGCGGAATTCGGACTGGGGCAAGCTCAGGATACGACACTTGATTCGGGCTTGTTCCGACTTGGTACGATCGCT
The Nostoc punctiforme PCC 73102 genome window above contains:
- a CDS encoding beta strand repeat-containing protein, translated to MTELQVNTTTIGNQSNSKVAIDQNGNFVISWTSFDQNGVGGIYAQRYNIDGQRQGSEFLVNSTITATNQSIPTVAMDATGNFIISWTSFDEFGNSNGVYAKRYNSSGGAQGGEFQVNTGIDSNLLNSTVVMNGNGNFVISWDQFDLSNSGSNGIETYARLYNSSGVAQGSEFKVNTTHSDAQYNPTVAIAQNGSFVISWTSNLQDNIPANPSDTIDNGIYAQRYDSNGVPQGVEFKVNTQTVNDQSNSTIAIAQNGNFVIAWQSENQDGSGYGIYAQRYNSAGVAQGSEFKVNTQTVNDQINPKIAMDTTGNFVISWQSNLQDGSGYGVYAQRYNSAGVAQGSEFKVNTQTANDQSIPTVAMNGKGDFVVSWTSYGQDEQTQQSEEILNRGGIYAQVYKSGIPPTITSTSASPLAYTENANTTIDSAITVSDEDSINLASATVSITSGFVSGQDTLAFSNQNGITGSYNSSTGVLTLTGSSSVANYQTALRSITYTNSSDNPSLTPRTVSFTVNDQNVSSTALTRNINITAVNDAPVASTTNSALAYTENAITAIDSAIIVSDVDSSNLAGATVSISGGFVSAEDILAFSNQNGITGSYNSSTGVLTLTGNATVANYQTALRSITYSNSSNNPSLTPRTVSFIVNDGAANSTAVTRNINITVVNDAPIATATNSALAYIENAITVIDSAITVSDVDSANLSSATVNISSGFVSTQDILAFTNQNGITGSYNSSTGILTLSGSSSVANYQTALRSITYTNSSDNPTLTPRTISFIVNDGTANSTAVTRNINITAVNDAPVAVNDSITTNKNTPIIINATTLLSNDTDVDVSDVLSITGFTQPSQGSLVNNNNGTYTYTPVQNYYGSDSFTYTISDGQGGSSNATVNLTINQFNLINGTSGAETLNGTVNMDIILGLLGNDTLNGLGDNDTLDGGDGNDFLDGGTGNDSLIGGKGNDTYTVDTIGDTIVESASAGTDLVKSSVSWVLGNNLENLTLTGTDAINGTGNSLNNILTGNTGANILSGEGGNDTLLGGAGNDTLLGGAGNDTLDGGLGADSLNGGVGNDIYTVDNIGDIIIEGLNAGTDLVNSSVSFVLADNVENLTLTGTGAIDGTGNILNNILIGNTGANKLSGGDGNDSLFGSSGNDTLLGGAGNDTLDGGLGADSLNGGAGNDIYTVDNVSDIIVEGLDAGIDLVKSSVSFVLTDNVENLTLTGTGAIDGTGNILNNILIGNTGANKLSGGDGNDSLFGSSGNDSLLGGAGDDTLDGGVGIDTLNGGAGNDIYTVDSLSDMITEGLNAGIDLVKSAVSWTLGENFENLTLTGSGAITATGNSLDNILIGSTGANTLTGGDGNDSLFGSSGNDSLLGGVGDDTLDGGLGADNLNGGVGNDIYTVDSVSDIIVESLNAGTDLVNSSVSWTLADNFENLTLIGTGAITATGNGLNNILIGNTGANTLSGGDGNDNLFGNSGNDSLLGGVGNDSLFGGIGKDTLTGGAGQDSLYLTDTRTGGYDTITDFTVGDDTIFISKAEFGLGQAQDTTLDSGLFRLGTIATTASDRFIYNQSTGNLYFDKDGLGGTTQVQIAQLSNNAQLSSANITVIA